In Carya illinoinensis cultivar Pawnee chromosome 7, C.illinoinensisPawnee_v1, whole genome shotgun sequence, the following are encoded in one genomic region:
- the LOC122317014 gene encoding agamous-like MADS-box protein AGL62 has product MMNMGCKKTQKKPMQGANARQVSFSKRRSGLFKKAGELCTICAVETDDIIFSPGAKLFYSGHDSVEDVIIMLGHRGKPDAATILEAEAHQERVLRDLEKQYSDLLEQLEAEKKRGEELEQLKKEGQVSSWFVTPVEELSYEELKIQHAAMEKLRGKVLKTMAERLAQGSAPSVAANSGGASDFPVSNPKAAP; this is encoded by the coding sequence ATGATGAACATGGGCTGCAAAAAGACTCAAAAGAAGCCAATGCAAGGAGCAAATGCTCGGCAGGTTTCTTTCTCAAAACGACGATCTGGCCTCTTCAAGAAGGCCGGTGAACTTTGTACCATATGTGCTGTTGAGACCGACGATATCATCTTCTCTCCTGGTGCAAAGCTGTTCTACTCTGGTCATGACTCTGTTGAGGATGTAATAATCATGCTTGGCCACCGTGGGAAGCCAGATGCTGCTACAATTCTGGAAGCAGAGGCTCACCAAGAGAGAGTCCTTCGTGACCTGGAGAAGCAATATTCTGATCTGCTTGAGCAATTGGAAGCTGAAAAGAAACGAGGGGAGGAACTAGAGCAGCTGAAGAAGGAAGGCCAGGTAAGCAGCTGGTTTGTTACTCCAGTTGAGGAACTCAGCTATGAGGAGCTGAAGATCCAGCATGCTGCAATGGAAAAACTTAGGGGAAAAGTACTCAAGACCATGGCGGAACGTCTGGCCCAGGGTTCTGCGCCATCTGTTGCTGCCAACTCTGGTGGAGCTTCTGATTTCCCAGTCTCCAACCCAAAGGCTGCACCGTAG
- the LOC122317426 gene encoding agamous-like MADS-box protein AGL29, with product MMNMGWKKTQKKMTQGANARLVSFSKRRSGLFKKASELCTLRVVETANIIFSPGGKAFSSGHPSAEDVINMLGHHGKPDAATLLEAQAHQERVLCDLKKQYSDLLKQLEAEKKRAEKLEQMGMECQGCSWFYAPIDELSLEELKLKSAAMVELKGKVLKELAERLAQGSAPSVAANSGGGSDFPVSDPKAAP from the coding sequence ATGATGAACATGGGCTGGAAAAAGACTCAGAAGAAGATGACGCAAGGAGCAAATGCTCGGTTAGTTTCTTTCTCAAAACGGCGATCTGGCCTCTTCAAGAAGGCCAGTGAACTTTGTACCTTACGTGTGGTTGAGACTGCCAATATCATCTTCTCTCCTGGTGGGAAGGCGTTCTCCTCTGGTCATCCCTCTGCTGAGGATGTAATAAACATGCTTGGCCACCATGGCAAGCCAGATGCTGCTACACTTCTGGAAGCACAGGCTCACCAAGAGAGAGTCCTTTGTGACCTGAAGAAGCAGTATTCTGATCTGCTTAAGCAATTGGAAGCTGAAAAGAAACGAGCGGAGAAACTAGAGCAGATGGGGATGGAATGCCAGGGATGCAGCTGGTTTTATGCTCCAATTGATGAACTCAGCCTTGAGGAGCTGAAGCTCAAGAGTGCTGCAATGGTCGAACTTAAGGGAAAAGTACTCAAGGAATTAGCGGAGCGTCTGGCCCAGGGTTCTGCTCCATCTGTTGCTGCCAACTCTGGTGGAGGTTCTGATTTCCCAGTCTCTGACCCAAAGGCTGCGCCGTAG
- the LOC122314979 gene encoding uncharacterized protein LOC122314979, protein MATTTLTRLQKPNPTSTMMMNKPPKSKLACFSFAAYAKSLMEHLKSSNIPVFEGLSDSEFTSVESIFGFSFPPDLRSILQEGLPVAPGFPNWRSSSPQQLRILLDLPSLGILKRVSQRSFWCESWGVDRPDDTDEALALAKEFLDEAPALVPIYRHFYLPSKPNMAGNPVFYVNGGDVRVFSFDIARLFQEAEFLNISTRSGIKAPAWAANKARRIEFWTDVAASGGTRWWRSGDLGGCLEEVSWRLRDGGWKEDEVREMMMMDGGDDRKSVGMVRGKMGMVSHMRMLSTVLLDAGWSKEDVVYSLGLQDDDHEKNDLLEGKALWEIQALQHQNSCSKLEEDHQNQSL, encoded by the coding sequence ATGGCTACCACAACACTAACTCGATTGCAGAAACCGAACCCCACAAGCACCATGATGATGAACAAGCCCCCCAAGTCCAAGCTAGCCTGCTTTTCTTTTGCTGCCTACGCCAAGAGCCTCATGGAACACCTCAAGTCGTCTAACATCCCCGTCTTTGAAGGTCTCTCTGACTCCGAGTTCACTTCTGTCGAGTCAATCTTCGGTTTCTCCTTTCCCCCGGACCTCCGCTCCATTCTCCAAGAAGGACTCCCCGTCGCCCCCGGCTTCCCAAACTGGCGTTCCTCCTCTCCCCAGCAGCTTCGTATCCTCCTCGACCTCCCTTCATTGGGAATCCTTAAAAGAGTTTCTCAGAGAAGCTTCTGGTGCGAGTCTTGGGGGGTCGATCGGCCTGACGACACTGACGAAGCCCTGGCTTTGGCCAAGGAGTTCTTGGACGAAGCTCCGGCTCTCGTTCCCATATACCGACATTTCTATCTTCCTTCGAAGCCCAACATGGCCGGAAATCCGGTGTTTTACGTTAATGGTGGAGATGTTCGTGtgtttagcttcgatattgccCGGCTCTTCCAAGAAGCTGAATTCTTGAACATTTCGACGAGGTCAGGGATCAAGGCTCCGGCGTGGGCTGCAAATAAGGCGAGAAGAATTGAGTTCTGGACGGACGTGGCGGCGAGTGGCGGCACGCGGTGGTGGAggagtggggatttgggggggTGTTTGGAGGAGGTCTCATGGAGGTTGAGGGATGGAGGGTGGAAGGAAGACGAGGTTagggagatgatgatgatggacgGTGGTGATGATAGGAAGAGTGTGGGTATGGTGAGGGGTAAAATGGGTATGGTGTCTCACATGAGGATGTTGTCTACGGTCTTACTAGATGCGGGATGGAGCAAGGAAGATGTGGTGTACTCGCTTGGTCTACAAGATgatgatcatgagaagaatGACCTTCTAGAGGGAAAAGCCCTTTGGGAAATTCAAGCTCTTCAACATCAAAACAGTTGTTCTAAGTTGGAAGAAGACCATCAAAATCAGAGTTTGTAG